The following coding sequences are from one Terriglobales bacterium window:
- a CDS encoding cation-efflux pump, producing MAASYISSPESMRLEKRSVARNSVLAAIAMTGLKIVVGFATGSLGLISEAAHSALDLIAAVITFFSVGVSDKPADADHQYGHGKVENFSAFIETGLLLITCVWILTEATRRLFFHHHSVIEPSVTAFGVLFLSMAVDFWRSRALGKTALRYDSQALEADALHFTTDIWSSGVVAVGLGLVWIGNRLGISWLRLADPIAALAVAGVIMYVSSRLARQTVDALLDAAPRGVRGQIVREVEGIAGILDVDRVRVRRAGNRYFAEVQVAVNRNATLQHSEHMSTSVTDAVHRVLPDADVTIRALPRATGGESIFDRIRAVAARHNLSVHDVNVQDLNGKLHVEQHLELDERLSLKNAHDFVTVLEAEIRDEVPEIDSILTHIESDSATIEPGDPTLRNTALEHKLRKIVAEFPEIIDLHEVVLKRVRDRLYLSCHTTLPDDLSLSRVHDISTALEIRFKQAAPELFKVLIHTEPLTDNRR from the coding sequence ATGGCTGCTTCCTACATCTCTTCGCCGGAAAGTATGCGGCTGGAGAAGCGCTCAGTGGCGCGAAACTCCGTGCTGGCGGCGATCGCTATGACCGGTCTGAAGATCGTCGTCGGATTTGCGACTGGGAGCCTTGGCCTCATCTCGGAAGCCGCGCACTCCGCGCTTGATCTAATCGCGGCCGTTATCACTTTCTTTTCTGTCGGCGTATCGGACAAACCTGCGGACGCTGATCACCAGTATGGTCACGGAAAAGTCGAGAACTTTTCGGCCTTCATTGAGACAGGCCTGTTACTCATCACCTGCGTGTGGATCCTGACTGAAGCGACCCGGCGGCTTTTTTTCCATCATCACTCTGTGATCGAGCCATCGGTGACCGCGTTTGGAGTGCTGTTTCTTTCAATGGCGGTAGACTTCTGGCGTTCGCGGGCGCTTGGCAAGACGGCGCTTCGGTACGACAGCCAGGCGCTCGAGGCGGATGCGCTTCACTTCACGACGGATATTTGGTCGAGTGGAGTCGTTGCCGTTGGTCTTGGGTTGGTGTGGATCGGGAACCGGCTCGGGATTTCCTGGTTACGCCTGGCCGATCCGATTGCAGCTCTCGCCGTCGCTGGCGTGATCATGTATGTCAGCTCGCGGCTCGCAAGACAGACCGTGGATGCATTGCTCGATGCTGCCCCAAGGGGCGTTCGCGGCCAAATTGTACGCGAGGTGGAAGGCATTGCTGGAATCCTCGATGTAGACCGAGTCCGCGTGCGCCGTGCGGGCAATCGCTATTTCGCGGAAGTGCAGGTTGCCGTAAACCGCAATGCGACCTTACAGCACTCCGAACACATGTCTACTTCCGTGACCGACGCCGTGCACCGTGTTCTTCCCGACGCCGATGTCACCATTCGTGCTCTGCCACGCGCGACTGGTGGTGAAAGTATCTTTGACCGAATCCGCGCGGTCGCGGCTCGCCACAATCTGAGTGTGCATGACGTGAATGTTCAGGACCTGAATGGAAAGCTCCACGTCGAGCAACACCTGGAACTCGATGAACGCCTTTCGCTCAAAAATGCTCATGACTTTGTGACTGTGCTCGAAGCCGAGATACGCGATGAAGTGCCGGAGATCGATTCCATATTGACGCATATTGAGAGCGACTCCGCTACTATCGAACCGGGCGACCCGACACTTCGCAACACGGCACTCGAGCACAAGCTGCGCAAGATCGTTGCTGAATTTCCAGAAATCATCGACTTGCACGAAGTAGTGCTCAAGCGAGTGCGTGACAGGCTTTACCTTTCTTGTCATACGACTCTGCCGGATGATCTCTCGCTCTCTCGGGTTCATGACATTTCGACAGCGCTCGAAATTCGCTTCAAGCAAGCCGCTCCAGAACTCTTTAAGGTACTGATCCATACGGAACCGCTGACGGATAATCGGCGATGA
- a CDS encoding DMT family transporter, producing the protein MASIRSGWKKCFNLDARKLEGYLLIAAAAFCYGASAAVGKAVFNGTHWVRGAGIDALILSQTRSTFALLVLVPIVFISRGPAVLKASRRTLVMCGAMGVLGICGANFFYYYAIAKSTVATAITVQYTAPVWVYAYSVMVGRDRATWLRSVAVILAFLGCGLVALTGAQAQFRSSTIGILAALGAAFSYSFYNVIGSDLLARSSRWLVLFYTLLAATIFWLIVNPPWRVLSQHYSSREWLFLFGFAMVSMLIPFALYLGGLRLLDPTSAIVTSCLEPVFASVLAGSFVGEGLRGWQILGIVLVLSQSVIIQLPARSALGASAQ; encoded by the coding sequence TTGGCTTCGATCCGCAGCGGCTGGAAAAAATGCTTCAACCTTGATGCCCGAAAGTTAGAAGGCTATCTACTCATCGCTGCCGCTGCATTCTGCTACGGAGCCTCGGCAGCGGTGGGTAAGGCTGTCTTCAATGGAACGCACTGGGTGCGCGGGGCGGGCATCGATGCGCTGATTCTTTCGCAAACACGCTCAACTTTCGCGCTGCTGGTTCTTGTCCCGATTGTTTTCATCTCCCGCGGGCCGGCTGTGCTCAAGGCAAGCCGTCGCACATTGGTCATGTGCGGTGCCATGGGAGTGTTGGGGATTTGCGGCGCCAACTTCTTCTACTACTACGCTATCGCGAAAAGCACGGTTGCCACGGCAATCACGGTTCAGTACACCGCTCCAGTATGGGTTTACGCATACAGCGTTATGGTGGGGAGAGATCGAGCTACTTGGCTGCGGAGCGTTGCCGTAATACTCGCCTTCCTCGGATGTGGACTTGTGGCGCTTACCGGTGCTCAAGCTCAGTTCCGAAGTAGCACGATCGGTATTCTCGCAGCCTTGGGCGCAGCGTTCTCCTATTCGTTTTACAACGTGATCGGGTCTGATCTACTCGCGCGATCTTCGCGTTGGTTGGTGCTCTTCTACACATTGCTGGCCGCGACAATCTTCTGGTTGATCGTGAATCCACCGTGGAGAGTCCTATCCCAGCACTACTCCAGCCGAGAATGGTTGTTCCTTTTCGGATTCGCAATGGTCTCGATGTTGATTCCGTTCGCGCTGTATCTTGGCGGATTGCGATTGCTGGATCCGACCAGCGCGATTGTCACCAGTTGTCTGGAGCCCGTGTTTGCGAGTGTGCTTGCGGGGAGCTTCGTGGGGGAGGGACTCCGGGGATGGCAGATTTTGGGAATTGTGCTGGTACTAAGCCAATCCGTGATCATCCAATTGCCTGCGCGCAGCGCTTTGGGAGCCTCAGCCCAATAG
- a CDS encoding pyridoxal phosphate-dependent aminotransferase, with the protein MFARRTGWRLAENRYSAALSKAGAEGTGLIDLTASNPTHCNFELNSVAILSALAHVESLNYDPDPQGLRSARSAVADYYNASKLRANAPIISPEQIFLTTSTSEGYSFLFRLLCDPGDEVLAPQPSYPLFEFLADIEDVQLRSYELFYDHGWHIDIAGLQKAITARTRAILLVNPNNPTGSFVRRRELEQLATLCRARNLALISDEVFLDYEVEGVADVSAAFSSECLSFALSGLSKISCLPQMKLAWIVVNGPAELRTQAHARLQMIADTYLSVNAPIQLALRELLTQRHQVQPQLAKRTRANLKFLDEQLKSAAGIQRLKVEGGWYAVLRIPARESDEDVAIELIRRAGVVVHPGHFYDFQRDGYLVVSLITPEEEFRKGILSVLEIVA; encoded by the coding sequence ATGTTTGCGCGCAGAACGGGATGGAGGCTCGCAGAAAATCGCTATTCGGCTGCTCTGAGTAAGGCGGGTGCTGAGGGGACAGGATTGATTGATCTCACGGCATCTAATCCGACGCATTGCAATTTCGAACTTAACTCAGTAGCGATTTTGTCCGCGCTTGCGCATGTTGAATCACTCAATTACGACCCGGATCCCCAAGGTTTACGCTCTGCGCGAAGTGCCGTCGCGGACTACTACAACGCGAGCAAGCTGCGCGCGAACGCACCCATAATTTCGCCCGAGCAAATCTTTCTTACTACAAGTACGAGCGAGGGCTACTCCTTTCTCTTTCGGCTGCTGTGTGATCCCGGCGACGAGGTGCTCGCACCACAGCCAAGCTATCCGCTATTCGAGTTTCTGGCAGACATAGAGGATGTGCAGCTCCGTTCCTACGAACTCTTCTATGACCACGGGTGGCACATCGACATAGCTGGATTGCAAAAGGCAATAACAGCGCGAACGCGGGCGATCTTGTTGGTTAATCCGAACAACCCCACAGGATCATTTGTTCGCCGCCGGGAGCTGGAGCAGCTCGCCACTCTTTGTCGGGCGCGCAATCTCGCTCTGATCTCTGATGAGGTGTTTCTGGATTACGAGGTCGAAGGTGTTGCTGACGTCAGCGCGGCCTTTTCGAGCGAGTGTCTGTCGTTTGCATTGAGTGGATTGTCCAAGATCTCCTGTTTGCCGCAGATGAAGCTGGCGTGGATTGTTGTAAACGGCCCAGCTGAGTTGCGCACCCAGGCTCATGCCCGACTTCAGATGATTGCCGACACCTATCTTTCCGTAAACGCGCCGATTCAGCTCGCGCTAAGGGAATTGCTCACGCAGCGGCATCAAGTTCAACCGCAATTAGCGAAGCGTACACGCGCCAACCTAAAATTCCTCGATGAGCAGCTCAAGTCGGCCGCAGGTATCCAGCGGCTTAAGGTGGAAGGTGGGTGGTATGCCGTGCTGCGGATCCCGGCGAGAGAGTCCGACGAAGACGTGGCAATCGAACTAATACGCCGCGCTGGAGTTGTTGTCCATCCGGGCCACTTCTACGACTTCCAGAGGGACGGATACCTTGTCGTGAGCCTGATTACGCCCGAAGAAGAATTCCGAAAAGGAATCCTGTCGGTTCTGGAGATCGTGGCTTAG
- a CDS encoding MBL fold metallo-hydrolase yields MIHEIFPVGMLGCNCSVIADENTREALVIDPGDEIDRILEILKRHQLKLKQIIVTHAHIDHVGGAMKLKRATNAPILLNKNDYALLKMLDVQAAWIGTPPPGAVEIDQSLEDQETIQCGAIHAVAMHTPGHTEGSTCLYFPSEQKLIAGDTLFAGSIGRTDLPGGSFNKIITSLHDRVLALPDETVVVPGHGPLTTIGEERQSNPFLVKR; encoded by the coding sequence GTGATTCACGAAATCTTTCCTGTGGGAATGTTGGGATGCAATTGTTCGGTCATCGCCGACGAGAACACACGGGAAGCGTTGGTCATCGATCCTGGTGATGAGATCGACCGCATTTTAGAAATTCTCAAACGGCATCAGCTCAAGCTCAAACAGATTATCGTCACGCACGCCCATATCGACCACGTCGGCGGCGCGATGAAGCTGAAACGCGCAACCAATGCGCCAATCCTTCTGAACAAGAATGATTATGCGCTGCTAAAGATGCTGGACGTACAGGCGGCGTGGATTGGCACGCCACCTCCAGGCGCAGTAGAGATAGATCAAAGCCTGGAAGATCAAGAAACGATTCAGTGTGGCGCAATCCATGCCGTTGCCATGCATACACCCGGACATACGGAGGGAAGTACGTGCCTCTACTTCCCTTCTGAGCAAAAGCTCATAGCGGGCGATACCCTGTTTGCCGGCAGCATCGGACGCACAGATTTACCCGGTGGTTCGTTCAACAAGATCATTACTTCGCTGCACGATAGAGTGCTGGCTTTGCCGGATGAGACGGTCGTGGTTCCCGGTCACGGCCCTTTGACGACGATTGGCGAGGAACGGCAAAGCAATCCGTTTCTTGTAAAGCGCTAG
- the secG gene encoding preprotein translocase subunit SecG, with protein MIYLIVAIHILVCIFLVIVVLLQSGKSADVAAAFGGMGSQTAFGPRSAANVLTKATTWSAVIFMVTSITLSVMMSRRTGNSVMQGVKPASQTTAPAQPGAPAKGSNTEPQPVTK; from the coding sequence ATGATCTATCTGATTGTAGCTATTCACATTTTGGTTTGCATTTTCTTGGTCATTGTCGTGCTTCTGCAGAGCGGCAAGAGTGCCGACGTAGCAGCGGCCTTCGGTGGAATGGGTTCGCAGACTGCGTTTGGCCCGCGGTCAGCGGCTAACGTTCTAACCAAGGCGACCACGTGGTCGGCCGTGATCTTTATGGTCACCTCGATTACGCTCTCAGTGATGATGAGCCGAAGAACTGGCAATTCCGTGATGCAAGGTGTAAAGCCAGCTAGTCAGACTACGGCTCCGGCACAACCCGGAGCTCCGGCTAAGGGATCGAATACCGAACCTCAGCCTGTAACGAAGTAA
- the tpiA gene encoding triose-phosphate isomerase → MRRKLIAANWKMYKTPDDARAFVREFKPLIAGHDRDDVALCPPFISIPATLEAVAGTQIEVGAQNMHWEKQGAFTGEVSAEMLRSVGCKQVIIGHSERRQYFGETDIGVNRKLRGALADGLKGIVCVGELFEERESGLTENILRRQVGAALREISGGDVDKFCLAYEPVWAIGTGKTATPEIAANAHIFIRGEAAKAIGSDAAKKLRIIYGGSVKPENAHALMSQEEIDGALVGGASLDPESFAAIVKW, encoded by the coding sequence ATGCGAAGAAAACTAATTGCAGCCAACTGGAAGATGTACAAGACGCCGGACGACGCACGAGCCTTCGTGCGTGAATTCAAGCCGCTGATTGCCGGGCATGACCGCGACGACGTAGCGCTTTGCCCTCCTTTTATTAGTATCCCCGCAACGCTGGAGGCCGTCGCCGGAACCCAGATTGAAGTGGGTGCCCAGAATATGCACTGGGAAAAGCAGGGCGCATTTACCGGGGAAGTTTCCGCCGAGATGCTGAGGTCCGTAGGCTGCAAACAGGTAATCATCGGCCACTCCGAACGAAGGCAGTATTTCGGCGAAACCGACATCGGAGTGAATCGGAAGCTCAGAGGCGCCCTGGCTGATGGTTTGAAAGGCATCGTCTGCGTCGGTGAACTGTTTGAAGAGCGCGAGTCCGGATTAACTGAGAATATCCTGCGACGCCAAGTCGGCGCAGCTCTACGTGAGATCTCCGGCGGGGACGTGGACAAGTTCTGCCTCGCTTACGAGCCGGTCTGGGCGATCGGCACCGGAAAAACTGCCACGCCTGAGATTGCCGCAAACGCTCATATCTTTATTCGTGGCGAAGCGGCAAAGGCGATCGGGTCAGACGCAGCCAAGAAACTGCGCATCATTTACGGCGGCAGCGTCAAACCTGAGAACGCCCACGCGCTCATGTCGCAGGAGGAAATTGATGGCGCCCTCGTAGGCGGAGCCAGCCTCGATCCAGAGTCGTTTGCCGCGATCGTAAAGTGGTAA
- a CDS encoding phosphoglycerate kinase: MHKLSIKDLPLRDKRVFVRVDFNVPLSEEGRVTDDTRIRETLPTLEYAIRNRAKLILASHLGRPKGKPNAKMSLKPVAERLRMLLDNVLESSCNVGFSPDCVGIEAEELSTRLESGQTLLLENLRFHPEEEANDESFARALAKLADYYVNDAFGAAHRAHASTAGITKFVGKSAAGFLMLKELDYLGQALHDPKRPFIAILGGAKVSDKIGVIRNLMGKVDALLIGGAMAYTFQKAQGRDVGKSLVEHDKLGLANELLHEANERGVAFLLPIDDVVAMKIENDIPTKTIDSDQPIPDGYMGLDIGPKTIKLYAEQIADAGTIVWNGPMGVFETPSFALGTKKIAQAIARNEDATSIVGGGDSVAAVHQAGVADKISHISTGGGASLEFLEGKKLPGVEALNNK, encoded by the coding sequence ATGCATAAGCTCTCGATCAAAGATCTGCCGCTTCGAGACAAACGAGTCTTCGTGCGCGTCGACTTCAACGTACCTCTTTCCGAAGAAGGACGTGTCACCGACGATACGAGAATTCGCGAGACTCTTCCCACATTGGAATACGCGATTCGCAATCGCGCTAAGCTGATCCTGGCATCGCACCTTGGACGTCCCAAGGGAAAGCCGAATGCCAAGATGAGTCTGAAGCCGGTTGCGGAGCGTCTGCGGATGCTGCTCGACAACGTCCTGGAGAGTAGCTGCAACGTCGGCTTCTCTCCGGACTGCGTGGGAATCGAGGCGGAGGAGCTTTCAACACGCCTCGAGAGCGGACAAACTCTGCTGCTCGAGAACCTGCGCTTCCATCCAGAAGAGGAAGCCAACGACGAGAGCTTCGCTCGTGCACTCGCCAAGCTGGCCGATTACTACGTAAATGACGCCTTCGGTGCCGCACACCGCGCACACGCATCCACCGCGGGCATCACGAAGTTCGTCGGCAAATCCGCGGCCGGATTCCTGATGCTGAAGGAACTCGACTATCTCGGGCAAGCCTTGCACGATCCCAAGCGTCCATTCATTGCGATCCTGGGTGGCGCGAAGGTCTCCGACAAGATCGGAGTGATTCGCAATCTGATGGGCAAAGTAGATGCGTTGCTCATTGGCGGAGCTATGGCCTACACCTTCCAGAAGGCTCAGGGACGCGATGTAGGCAAATCGCTGGTTGAGCACGACAAGCTCGGACTAGCAAACGAACTGCTGCATGAAGCCAATGAGCGCGGCGTCGCATTTCTACTTCCAATCGATGACGTCGTCGCCATGAAGATCGAGAACGACATACCCACCAAGACGATTGATAGCGATCAGCCGATTCCCGACGGCTACATGGGGCTGGACATAGGTCCTAAAACCATCAAGCTCTACGCGGAGCAAATCGCTGATGCCGGGACAATCGTCTGGAATGGTCCGATGGGGGTCTTTGAAACGCCCTCGTTCGCTCTGGGCACAAAGAAAATCGCACAAGCGATCGCTCGGAATGAAGACGCTACTTCGATCGTGGGCGGTGGAGATTCAGTCGCTGCCGTCCACCAGGCCGGCGTTGCTGACAAAATTTCACATATTTCTACGGGCGGAGGAGCATCGCTTGAGTTTCTCGAGGGCAAGAAGCTGCCGGGAGTTGAAGCACTCAACAACAAGTAA
- the gap gene encoding type I glyceraldehyde-3-phosphate dehydrogenase, which translates to MAIKVGINGFGRIGRNVVRTALNHPNIEFVALNDLTDAKTLAHLLKYDSVLGNLKEDVSATDNTISIGNKKIKVFAEKDPANLNWESVGAQIVVESTGRFTEAEAARKHLRGSVKKVIISAPAKNEDITIVLGVNESKYDPAKHHIVSNASCTTNCLAPLAKVVHDKFTIQSGTMTTIHSYTNDQVILDFPHKDLRRARAAALSMIPTSTGAAKALHLVIPELKGKLDGFAMRVPTPIVSVVDLVVFTEKKTTPEEVNAAMKEAASGSLKGILGVEDGELVSSDFRGDSRSSIVDSPMTRVVNGNCVKVISWYDNEWGYSCRVRDLIEFMAKKGL; encoded by the coding sequence ATGGCAATTAAAGTTGGTATCAATGGATTCGGACGCATCGGTCGAAACGTCGTCCGGACCGCACTCAACCATCCAAATATTGAATTCGTTGCACTCAACGACCTCACAGACGCCAAAACGCTGGCGCACCTGCTGAAGTACGACTCCGTTCTCGGCAATCTTAAAGAGGATGTAAGCGCTACTGACAATACCATCAGCATCGGCAATAAGAAGATCAAGGTCTTTGCGGAAAAAGATCCGGCGAACCTCAACTGGGAGTCGGTAGGAGCACAGATAGTCGTAGAATCGACCGGCAGATTTACCGAAGCAGAAGCGGCGCGCAAGCATCTACGTGGAAGTGTGAAGAAGGTCATCATCTCGGCTCCGGCGAAAAATGAAGACATCACCATTGTGTTGGGCGTGAACGAAAGCAAATACGATCCGGCGAAGCATCACATCGTCTCCAACGCCTCCTGCACCACAAACTGCCTGGCTCCGCTGGCCAAGGTTGTGCACGACAAGTTCACGATTCAGAGCGGCACGATGACCACGATCCACTCCTACACCAACGATCAGGTGATCCTGGATTTCCCGCACAAGGACCTGCGTCGAGCTCGCGCCGCGGCACTGTCGATGATTCCAACGTCGACTGGAGCCGCCAAGGCTCTTCATCTTGTGATTCCGGAACTCAAAGGCAAGCTTGACGGCTTTGCCATGCGTGTACCGACTCCAATCGTGTCGGTTGTCGATCTGGTCGTGTTCACAGAAAAGAAGACCACGCCTGAAGAGGTGAACGCGGCGATGAAGGAAGCGGCGTCTGGGTCGCTAAAGGGTATCCTTGGAGTCGAAGATGGAGAGCTCGTGTCGTCTGACTTCCGCGGCGATTCCCGCTCTTCGATCGTCGATTCTCCGATGACGCGCGTGGTGAATGGCAATTGCGTCAAAGTAATTTCCTGGTACGACAATGAATGGGGGTACTCCTGCCGTGTCCGCGACCTCATTGAGTTCATGGCCAAGAAAGGTTTATAG
- a CDS encoding ATP-binding protein, with amino-acid sequence MRNWVRDKMRRRGKKAKNESESTGKVGQEKPPVTADQPAPLQPSYYTGPESSAENKPTVRTESRSFSDDRMQIVTQPESPSIPPASADEILRQPTVPTAGPGQAAMPQERRAPRGVVVLAIGLPGSGKTTWFKRRGVTPLSSDLLRSILFDDITEQRYQGLVFSTLRSLLRARLIAKMPWNYVDATNLSPHERRQWIKMARSFGYEVQALFFDVPLEVCLERNRRRERSVQEDVMRRMAEKLRPPSFKEGFSKIVVVRVKSSSADSGDGRPLQ; translated from the coding sequence ATGCGCAATTGGGTGCGCGATAAAATGCGCCGCAGAGGCAAGAAGGCAAAGAACGAGTCGGAATCCACGGGCAAAGTGGGTCAGGAAAAGCCGCCGGTGACCGCCGATCAGCCGGCTCCCCTCCAACCTTCCTACTACACAGGACCGGAGTCAAGTGCGGAAAACAAGCCCACTGTACGGACTGAATCGCGATCCTTTTCGGACGATCGCATGCAGATCGTTACTCAGCCCGAGTCGCCATCGATTCCACCAGCATCTGCTGACGAGATTCTCCGACAGCCCACAGTCCCGACTGCCGGCCCCGGCCAGGCAGCAATGCCGCAGGAGAGACGAGCGCCGCGGGGAGTGGTGGTGTTGGCAATTGGGCTTCCCGGATCGGGCAAAACAACGTGGTTCAAACGCCGCGGCGTCACTCCTCTTTCGAGCGACTTATTGCGAAGCATCCTGTTCGACGACATTACCGAGCAGCGCTATCAAGGGTTGGTTTTCTCCACCTTGCGGTCACTATTGCGTGCGCGCCTCATCGCCAAGATGCCATGGAACTATGTCGATGCGACGAACCTCTCTCCGCACGAGCGCCGTCAATGGATCAAGATGGCCCGCAGCTTCGGCTACGAAGTGCAGGCACTGTTCTTCGACGTTCCACTCGAGGTCTGCCTGGAACGCAACCGCCGCCGCGAGCGCAGTGTTCAGGAAGATGTAATGCGCCGCATGGCCGAGAAGCTTCGTCCGCCTTCATTCAAGGAAGGGTTCTCGAAGATTGTGGTAGTGCGGGTAAAGAGTTCGAGCGCAGATTCAGGCGATGGCCGCCCTTTGCAGTAG
- a CDS encoding helix-turn-helix domain-containing protein: MPPTKTAVFGGKDERLLHHAAPASGSDQPRRIPVFVVVPPRLLLLDIAGPLEVLRQANRVQSSVRFEVRYIGPTSSLRTSIGITLAGIEPLPAELPPQSWVVLAGDVEHIMLCGGAPGPGKSADDEAAERAIVTWLKTTVRPGHKLVSICTGALIAARAGLLDGYSCTTHYLSYDELRAITPRARILENRLYVEDGARYSSAGITAGIDLMLHLVHQSTGQSSAVAVARYLVVYLRRSGSDPQLSPWLEGRNHIHPAVHRVQDAIAADLTKPWSLRALARIAGASDRHLSRLFHEHVGMSIPEYSNRLRVAYAQQLLRETRFDMERVAEQSGFSSTRQLRRAWERIHKTPPREARIHWHAKAVSTRNNHNPGV, encoded by the coding sequence ATGCCGCCGACGAAAACCGCAGTATTCGGCGGTAAGGATGAAAGGCTCCTCCACCATGCCGCCCCAGCTTCGGGTTCTGATCAACCTCGCCGCATCCCGGTCTTCGTCGTAGTCCCACCACGCCTGCTTTTGCTCGATATCGCTGGTCCACTTGAAGTCTTGCGCCAAGCCAACCGCGTACAAAGCTCTGTACGTTTCGAGGTACGTTACATCGGGCCAACCTCTTCACTGCGAACTTCGATTGGCATCACTCTGGCAGGAATCGAACCGCTGCCCGCGGAATTGCCACCGCAGTCGTGGGTCGTGCTTGCCGGCGATGTCGAGCACATAATGCTGTGCGGAGGGGCACCTGGTCCGGGAAAGTCAGCCGATGATGAAGCGGCGGAAAGAGCCATCGTGACGTGGTTGAAAACCACCGTCCGTCCCGGCCATAAGTTGGTCTCTATCTGCACTGGAGCGTTGATCGCTGCCCGCGCTGGTCTTCTTGACGGATACTCCTGTACCACTCACTACCTGAGTTACGATGAGCTCCGTGCGATCACCCCGCGGGCTCGAATTCTGGAAAATCGTCTCTATGTTGAAGACGGTGCGCGGTACTCGAGCGCCGGCATCACTGCCGGCATCGACCTTATGCTGCACCTCGTTCATCAATCCACGGGACAATCCTCCGCAGTCGCAGTCGCGCGCTATCTCGTTGTCTATTTGCGCCGCAGTGGTTCCGACCCACAGCTCTCGCCCTGGCTGGAAGGTCGCAATCACATTCATCCGGCTGTACATCGTGTGCAGGATGCGATCGCCGCAGATCTTACCAAGCCCTGGAGTCTGAGGGCGCTCGCGCGCATCGCGGGCGCCAGCGACCGCCATCTTTCGCGCCTCTTCCACGAACACGTCGGGATGAGCATTCCCGAATACAGCAACCGTCTACGAGTGGCCTACGCACAGCAACTGCTTCGCGAGACCAGGTTCGACATGGAGCGCGTCGCCGAACAATCCGGATTCAGTTCGACGCGCCAGCTTCGCCGCGCCTGGGAAAGGATCCACAAAACGCCGCCACGCGAAGCTCGCATTCACTGGCACGCCAAGGCGGTTTCGACCCGCAACAATCACAATCCTGGCGTTTAG
- a CDS encoding isochorismatase family protein, with protein MSNSATALLVVDVQESFRHRPYWRDSELPFFVECLRSLIAGAQSRKIPVVQIFHVEDSGPFSLESGYVVPLRDLSFKPDAVFKKRCHSALIGSGLDVWLTQHGIRRVIVCGIRTEQCCETTTRHASDLGYEVDYVTDATLTFPMTDRHGREWTPEQIKSRTELVLETRFARITTVEEALAAA; from the coding sequence ATGTCCAATTCTGCAACCGCACTTCTTGTCGTTGACGTGCAGGAATCATTCCGTCATCGTCCCTACTGGCGCGACTCTGAGCTACCTTTCTTCGTTGAGTGCCTGCGATCTTTGATCGCCGGGGCCCAGTCCCGCAAAATCCCAGTCGTCCAGATTTTTCACGTCGAGGATTCCGGACCATTCTCTCTGGAGTCGGGTTACGTCGTTCCATTACGGGATTTGTCGTTCAAGCCGGATGCGGTTTTCAAAAAGCGCTGCCACAGCGCCCTCATTGGCAGCGGACTCGATGTCTGGCTTACCCAACATGGCATCCGGCGTGTCATCGTCTGCGGCATTCGGACGGAACAATGCTGCGAGACAACCACACGCCATGCTTCCGATCTGGGATATGAAGTTGACTACGTCACGGATGCAACATTGACATTCCCGATGACTGACCGCCACGGCAGAGAGTGGACGCCGGAGCAAATCAAATCAAGAACTGAACTGGTTCTGGAGACGCGCTTCGCACGAATAACCACTGTTGAAGAGGCGCTTGCGGCAGCATGA